A genomic region of Janthinobacterium lividum contains the following coding sequences:
- a CDS encoding ATP phosphoribosyltransferase regulatory subunit, with the protein MPNWLLPENIADVLPSEARKIEELRRLMLDNFRLYGYELVMPPLLEYLESLMTGAGKDTDLRTFKLVDQLSGRMLGLRADMTTQVARIDAHLLNRATVTRLCYAGSVLHTRPSGLHATREPLQIGAEIYGHAGLEADAEIQELALASLALAGFDAVRLDLSHVGLLRAIIAQDANAERDEAALYTLLRAKDAPGLRALTAGYDAVTRDALLALPNLYGDIDVLARAREVLPPLPGVLKALAELAALAGSALGRAEVAIDLADLRGYQYESGAMFALYVPGLPNAVARGGRYDHVGEAFGRARPATGFSLDLRELARLLPTAERKHSIRAPWGSAPELKEKIAELRKAGEVVIQSMPGHSNEQDEFECDRVLVLADNGSSWILKNLG; encoded by the coding sequence ATGCCGAATTGGCTTTTGCCCGAAAATATTGCCGATGTTCTGCCGTCGGAAGCGCGCAAGATCGAAGAGCTGCGCCGCCTCATGCTGGATAATTTCCGTCTGTACGGATATGAACTGGTGATGCCGCCGCTGCTCGAGTATCTGGAATCGCTGATGACTGGCGCTGGCAAGGATACCGACCTGCGCACGTTCAAACTGGTCGACCAGCTGTCGGGCCGCATGCTCGGCCTGCGCGCCGACATGACGACGCAAGTGGCGCGCATCGACGCGCACCTGCTCAACCGTGCCACCGTCACCCGCCTGTGCTACGCCGGCAGCGTGCTGCATACCCGTCCGTCGGGCCTGCACGCCACCCGCGAGCCGCTGCAGATCGGCGCCGAAATCTATGGCCACGCCGGCCTGGAAGCGGATGCCGAGATCCAGGAACTGGCGCTCGCTTCGCTGGCACTGGCCGGATTCGACGCGGTACGCCTGGATTTGTCGCACGTCGGCCTGTTGCGCGCTATCATTGCGCAAGACGCCAATGCCGAGCGCGACGAAGCTGCGCTGTACACCCTGCTGCGCGCGAAAGATGCGCCGGGCCTGCGCGCCCTCACGGCCGGCTATGACGCCGTGACGCGCGATGCGCTGCTGGCCTTGCCGAACCTGTATGGCGACATCGACGTGCTGGCGCGTGCGCGCGAAGTGCTGCCGCCGCTGCCGGGCGTGCTCAAGGCGCTGGCCGAACTGGCCGCGCTGGCAGGATCCGCGCTGGGCCGCGCCGAAGTGGCGATCGACCTGGCCGACCTGCGCGGCTACCAATATGAAAGTGGCGCGATGTTTGCGCTGTATGTACCTGGCTTGCCGAACGCGGTTGCGCGCGGCGGCCGTTATGACCACGTCGGCGAAGCGTTCGGCCGGGCTCGTCCCGCGACCGGCTTCTCGCTCGATTTGCGCGAACTGGCGCGCCTGTTGCCGACCGCGGAACGGAAGCATTCGATCCGCGCGCCGTGGGGCAGCGCGCCAGAATTGAAGGAAAAAATCGCCGAGTTGCGCAAGGCGGGCGAGGTCGTGATCCAGAGTATGCCGGGTCACAGTAATGAACAAGACGAGTTCGAGTGCGATCGCGTGCTGGTACTTGCCGATAATGGTAGTAGCTGGATTCTTAAAAACTTAGGTTGA
- the hflC gene encoding protease modulator HflC produces the protein MNRIVAALIAGFIAIMLLSSTVFVVDQRKYAVVFALGEVKEVISTPGLYFKLPPPFQNVLYLDKRILTLDTPEPERFITAEKKNILVDAYVKWRIADPRLYFRSFGGDEKPARNRMSQIVKAALNDEITKRTVREVISGQRGKVMEAILAKVSAEAKAIGVEIVDVRLKRVDYVEQINNSVYERMKSERVRVANELRSTGSADSEKIRADADKQRTVILAEAYREAEKIRGEGDAKASQIYAEAFGRNPEFYKFYRSLEAYRATFKDKGDVMVVDPSSEFFKYFKGGGAAGSAKK, from the coding sequence ATGAACCGTATCGTAGCCGCCCTGATCGCGGGCTTTATCGCGATCATGCTCTTGTCCTCGACCGTGTTCGTGGTCGACCAGCGTAAGTATGCGGTCGTCTTCGCCCTCGGTGAAGTCAAGGAAGTCATCAGCACGCCGGGCCTGTATTTCAAGCTGCCGCCGCCGTTCCAGAACGTGCTGTACCTGGACAAGCGCATCCTGACCCTGGATACGCCGGAACCGGAACGCTTCATCACGGCCGAAAAGAAGAACATCCTCGTCGACGCGTATGTGAAGTGGCGCATCGCCGACCCGCGGCTGTATTTCCGCAGCTTTGGCGGCGATGAAAAGCCGGCCCGCAACCGCATGTCGCAAATCGTCAAGGCAGCGCTGAACGATGAAATCACCAAGCGCACCGTGCGCGAAGTGATCTCGGGCCAGCGCGGCAAGGTGATGGAAGCGATCCTGGCGAAGGTCTCGGCGGAAGCCAAGGCCATCGGCGTGGAAATCGTCGACGTGCGCCTGAAGCGCGTCGACTACGTCGAGCAGATCAACAACTCCGTGTACGAGCGCATGAAGTCCGAGCGCGTGCGCGTGGCCAATGAGCTGCGTTCGACCGGTTCGGCCGACTCCGAGAAAATCCGCGCCGACGCCGACAAGCAGCGCACGGTGATCCTGGCCGAAGCGTATCGCGAAGCCGAGAAGATCCGCGGCGAGGGCGATGCCAAGGCATCGCAGATCTATGCGGAAGCGTTTGGCAGGAATCCGGAGTTCTACAAGTTTTACCGTAGCCTGGAAGCCTACCGCGCCACGTTCAAGGACAAGGGCGACGTGATGGTGGTCGATCCGAGTTCGGAATTCTTCAAGTACTTCAAGGGCGGCGGCGCAGCCGGCTCGGCCAAGAAGTAA
- the hflK gene encoding FtsH protease activity modulator HflK, with translation MLVSLLKKTGLKLSLNDPRWGNRKDDGKKAQEGKKPGEGPPDLDQLWRDFNQRLNAFFGQKNRPDNGGNNNGGGGGPRPDMKGAGITAGVVGVIAVFIWLASGAFIVQEGQNGVVLTFGKYSHTTPAGFNWRWPYPFQTDETVNVSQVRTVEVGYRQSLRNKQASESLMLTDDENIIDIQFAVQYTLKDPVAWLFNTRDQEDTLRQVAETAIREVVGRSKMDFVLYEGREKVAYDTQQLMQQILDRYKVGAVITNVTMQAVQPPEQVQAAFDDAVKAGQDRERQKNEGQAYANDVIPKARGAAFRLMEEAAAYSAMVTENAAGNASRFKQVLVEYQKAPVVTRDRMYLETMQQVFSSASKVMVDAKTGSNLLYLPLDKLIAQTAATDAAAAAARAAATPAANTVLPQEAMPTVEVNTRRDSRSSRERESR, from the coding sequence ATGCTTGTCTCCCTACTCAAAAAAACAGGCTTGAAGTTGTCCCTGAACGATCCCCGCTGGGGCAATCGCAAGGACGACGGCAAGAAAGCCCAAGAAGGCAAAAAGCCCGGCGAAGGTCCGCCGGACCTCGATCAGTTGTGGCGCGATTTCAATCAGCGCCTGAACGCCTTTTTCGGACAGAAGAACCGTCCCGACAACGGCGGCAATAACAACGGTGGCGGCGGTGGCCCGCGTCCCGACATGAAGGGCGCCGGCATCACCGCCGGCGTGGTCGGCGTGATCGCCGTCTTCATCTGGCTCGCCAGCGGCGCCTTCATCGTGCAAGAGGGCCAGAACGGCGTCGTGCTCACGTTCGGCAAGTACAGCCACACCACGCCGGCCGGTTTCAACTGGCGCTGGCCGTACCCGTTCCAGACCGACGAAACCGTCAACGTGTCGCAGGTGCGCACGGTGGAAGTGGGTTACCGCCAGTCGCTGCGCAACAAGCAGGCCAGCGAGTCGCTAATGCTGACGGACGATGAAAACATCATCGACATCCAGTTCGCGGTGCAATACACCCTGAAAGATCCCGTGGCGTGGCTGTTCAACACGCGCGACCAGGAAGACACCCTGCGCCAGGTCGCCGAAACGGCGATCCGCGAAGTCGTCGGCCGCAGCAAGATGGACTTCGTGCTGTACGAGGGCCGCGAAAAGGTGGCTTACGATACGCAGCAGCTGATGCAGCAGATTCTCGACCGCTACAAGGTCGGCGCCGTCATCACCAACGTGACGATGCAGGCCGTGCAGCCGCCGGAGCAGGTGCAAGCCGCCTTCGACGATGCCGTCAAGGCAGGCCAGGACCGCGAGCGCCAGAAGAATGAAGGCCAGGCTTACGCCAACGACGTCATTCCAAAAGCCCGCGGCGCCGCATTCCGCCTGATGGAGGAAGCGGCCGCGTACAGCGCGATGGTGACCGAGAACGCCGCCGGTAATGCTTCGCGCTTCAAGCAGGTGCTGGTCGAGTACCAGAAGGCGCCGGTTGTCACGCGCGACCGCATGTACCTCGAAACGATGCAGCAAGTGTTCAGCAGTGCCAGCAAGGTCATGGTTGACGCGAAGACGGGCAGCAATCTGCTGTACCTGCCGCTCGACAAGCTGATCGCCCAGACGGCTGCCACCGATGCCGCCGCTGCCGCCGCCCGTGCTGCCGCGACACCCGCAGCCAACACCGTTTTGCCACAGGAAGCCATGCCGACAGTAGAAGTCAATACGCGCCGCGACAGCCGCTCTTCGCGTGAACGGGAGAGCCGCTAA